A window of the Lysinibacillus irui genome harbors these coding sequences:
- a CDS encoding acetoacetate decarboxylase, which translates to MRKDEVMRQFTTPLDAGAYPIGPYRFYNREYLNIVYKTDMEKLKKIVPEPLEVKEPFVKFEIMKMPDVTGLGSYTECGQVIPVSMDGEEGDYLHAMYVDSLPAIASGREIAAYPKKLGKPSLFVDSDTLVGLLDYGSLRVANATMGYKHFPLDHQEALKEIIKPNYMLKKMPGYDGRPRICELVRSEITDIKILGAWSGPARLELFAHALAPMADLPVLEVVSASHIVTELSLASPTVVYDYLTEK; encoded by the coding sequence ATGAGAAAAGATGAAGTAATGAGACAATTCACAACACCGTTGGATGCAGGTGCTTATCCCATTGGACCTTATCGCTTTTATAACCGTGAATATTTAAATATCGTCTATAAAACAGATATGGAAAAACTTAAGAAAATTGTTCCAGAACCATTGGAAGTGAAGGAGCCCTTTGTCAAATTTGAAATCATGAAAATGCCAGATGTTACAGGGCTAGGTTCTTATACAGAGTGTGGTCAGGTCATCCCTGTTAGCATGGATGGTGAAGAAGGTGATTATTTACATGCAATGTATGTTGATAGTCTCCCCGCCATTGCCTCTGGTAGAGAAATTGCTGCGTATCCTAAAAAATTAGGTAAGCCTAGTTTATTTGTAGATTCTGATACATTAGTTGGTCTCTTAGATTATGGTTCATTAAGAGTGGCTAATGCAACAATGGGATATAAACATTTCCCACTGGATCATCAAGAGGCACTGAAAGAAATTATCAAACCCAATTATATGTTGAAAAAGATGCCTGGTTATGATGGACGACCAAGAATTTGTGAGCTAGTGAGAAGTGAAATTACGGATATTAAAATACTGGGAGCATGGTCAGGTCCAGCGAGACTTGAACTTTTTGCCCATGCACTTGCCCCAATGGCTGATCTACCAGTGTTAGAAGTTGTATCAGCTTCCCATATTGTTACAGAACTATCGTTGGCATCACCTACTGTTGTCTACGATTATTTAACTGAAAAATAG
- a CDS encoding alpha/beta fold hydrolase — MTYNKMVCDGFELNYCIKGHGQPILIVGSSIYYPRLFSQELSQHFQLIFLDHRGFGKSTKRPMKQEDYTLDKIVEDIEQARQILKLDNVIILGHSGHAFMAMTYAIAYPQHVEKVILLNTAPTNSQERQQQSISYFETHASAARKKQFEQDIALLEQDIEQDPKRRFVHMCIRMGAHSFYDYTFNAASMWEDVDTNMEIIDYLWGVAFAQQNLSQLVHQFHKPIFVGLGKYDYLVAPVALWETVDQVPHVTKVIFEKSGHNPMFEEPAYFDEQLIQWIKKE; from the coding sequence ATGACATATAATAAAATGGTTTGTGATGGATTTGAATTGAACTATTGTATAAAGGGGCATGGTCAGCCCATTCTAATTGTGGGTAGTAGTATTTATTATCCACGTCTGTTTTCACAGGAATTATCCCAACATTTTCAACTTATTTTTTTAGATCATCGAGGATTTGGGAAATCAACAAAACGACCTATGAAACAAGAAGATTATACTTTAGATAAAATAGTTGAAGATATTGAACAAGCTAGGCAAATACTAAAGCTGGATAATGTGATTATTTTAGGACATTCAGGTCACGCATTTATGGCGATGACGTATGCTATAGCCTATCCCCAGCATGTTGAAAAAGTCATCCTATTGAATACAGCCCCAACAAATAGCCAAGAGAGACAGCAGCAAAGCATTTCCTATTTTGAAACACATGCAAGTGCAGCGCGTAAAAAACAATTTGAGCAAGATATTGCTTTGTTGGAGCAGGATATTGAACAGGACCCCAAACGACGCTTTGTTCATATGTGTATTCGTATGGGGGCACATAGCTTCTATGATTATACTTTTAATGCCGCATCCATGTGGGAAGACGTTGATACGAATATGGAAATCATTGATTATCTTTGGGGTGTGGCTTTTGCCCAGCAGAATCTAAGTCAACTTGTACACCAATTCCATAAGCCAATCTTTGTAGGTTTAGGCAAGTATGATTACTTAGTTGCACCTGTAGCCTTATGGGAAACAGTAGATCAAGTTCCCCACGTAACGAAAGTCATTTTTGAAAAAAGCGGTCATAATCCAATGTTTGAAGAACCTGCGTATTTCGATGAACAACTTATACAATGGATCAAAAAAGAATAA
- a CDS encoding Ger(x)C family spore germination protein, whose translation MPIIKHTLSFILLLFIILLLGGCWSKRELNELAIVTAFGVDKSEELVEISVQIVNPSQVASNKASSFQVPVFTYHAKGKSLFDAMRKLTTLTPRKPYYSHAQIIIIGEEMAKEGMNSILDLLQRDPEGRSEFNIIIAHESTAQEILSILTPLEDIPASKLFKSLKDTEATWGTTESVILDDLVQSLGHIDNSAVLPNIQIHGDADAGKSSSNVEKIKSPAQLQYGGLAVFKNYKLIGFLTEEESRNYNFLHNNIKSTFETLACPEQGKISTEIIQSSTKVTGRIQHDIPSITIQLDIEQNVAEISCPLDLTKPKTIDALNKATSKQIKESIERTIQTIQQTYQADILKFGEVLHREDYKAWNRIKKDWSTLYPELEVNLVVDVQTKGVGTATKLKLNKK comes from the coding sequence GTGCCGATCATCAAGCACACACTGTCATTCATACTATTGCTTTTCATTATTCTTTTGTTAGGTGGATGTTGGAGTAAACGAGAGTTAAACGAATTGGCTATCGTTACGGCCTTTGGGGTCGATAAATCGGAGGAGCTTGTTGAAATTTCCGTGCAAATTGTTAACCCTAGTCAGGTAGCCTCAAACAAAGCCTCTAGTTTCCAAGTCCCTGTTTTTACCTACCATGCTAAGGGAAAATCCTTATTTGACGCCATGCGAAAATTAACCACTTTGACGCCAAGGAAACCCTATTATTCCCATGCGCAAATTATAATCATCGGTGAAGAGATGGCTAAAGAAGGAATGAATAGCATTTTAGATTTACTACAAAGGGATCCAGAGGGTAGAAGCGAATTTAACATTATTATTGCCCATGAATCGACTGCCCAAGAAATTTTGAGTATTTTAACACCATTAGAGGATATTCCAGCTAGTAAATTGTTTAAATCCTTAAAGGATACTGAAGCAACCTGGGGAACGACTGAATCTGTTATTCTCGACGATTTAGTTCAATCTTTGGGTCATATAGATAATAGCGCCGTATTACCTAACATTCAAATTCATGGTGATGCGGATGCTGGAAAATCTAGCAGCAATGTTGAAAAAATTAAGAGCCCCGCACAATTACAATATGGTGGACTGGCTGTTTTTAAAAATTATAAGCTTATTGGTTTTTTGACAGAAGAAGAAAGCAGAAATTATAACTTTTTACACAATAATATTAAGAGTACCTTTGAAACGCTTGCCTGCCCTGAGCAAGGGAAAATATCGACAGAAATTATTCAATCTTCAACAAAAGTGACAGGACGTATTCAGCATGACATTCCCTCGATTACGATTCAACTGGATATTGAACAGAACGTCGCTGAAATAAGCTGCCCTCTAGATTTAACCAAGCCCAAAACCATCGATGCTCTAAATAAAGCAACGAGCAAGCAAATTAAGGAAAGTATAGAGCGCACAATCCAAACGATTCAACAAACCTATCAGGCTGATATTTTAAAATTTGGCGAAGTACTACATCGTGAGGATTATAAAGCTTGGAATCGAATAAAAAAAGATTGGTCGACTCTTTATCCAGAGCTAGAGGTTAATCTTGTAGTCGATGTCCAGACAAAAGGAGTAGGTACCGCAACAAAATTAAAACTCAATAAAAAATGA
- a CDS encoding AraC family transcriptional regulator, with protein MDYFERIQNAIEFIEENLQEKLMITAISSQSYFSPFHFQRLFQAITGFSVQQYIRNRRLSEAAFLLKTTSQTILEIAINFQYGSQEAFTRAFVQYFGITPAKYRKGAYSIPLQAKMNFLDYKLEGELPMQRPEILQLSKKLIVGYEYKTTLQDDHYYGDISGFYLNFGQQKYYERISYKVAPNIAYGISSHFQEDGQFSFIVGEEVKAFKDHVEEGFIHLEIPAGKYAEFSLTSTAEGIQNTRRYIYGVWLPHSHYERDTGPDFEVTDVMHSTYPHALNMKIYIPLKEQPS; from the coding sequence ATGGATTATTTTGAAAGAATTCAAAACGCCATAGAGTTTATTGAGGAAAACCTTCAGGAAAAGTTAATGATTACAGCTATTTCTTCCCAATCTTACTTTTCACCATTTCATTTCCAAAGACTTTTTCAGGCCATTACAGGTTTTTCGGTGCAGCAGTATATTCGGAATAGGAGGCTTTCAGAAGCGGCTTTCCTCTTAAAAACAACCTCACAAACTATACTTGAAATTGCAATCAACTTTCAATATGGTTCTCAAGAGGCATTCACAAGGGCATTTGTACAGTATTTCGGAATTACACCTGCTAAATATCGAAAAGGGGCCTACTCCATACCACTTCAAGCCAAAATGAACTTTTTGGACTATAAATTGGAAGGAGAACTCCCTATGCAGCGACCAGAAATACTTCAATTATCTAAAAAACTAATCGTGGGCTATGAATACAAAACAACATTACAAGACGATCACTATTATGGAGATATTTCAGGCTTTTATTTGAATTTTGGTCAACAAAAATATTATGAGCGCATTTCCTATAAAGTTGCTCCTAATATAGCATATGGAATTTCTTCACACTTTCAGGAGGATGGGCAATTTTCCTTTATTGTTGGAGAGGAAGTTAAAGCATTTAAAGATCATGTAGAGGAAGGTTTTATTCATCTTGAAATTCCAGCTGGTAAATATGCTGAGTTTTCATTGACTAGTACTGCAGAGGGAATACAAAATACGAGACGTTACATTTATGGAGTATGGCTTCCCCATTCTCATTATGAGCGAGATACTGGTCCTGACTTTGAAGTAACTGACGTCATGCACTCTACCTATCCACATGCTTTAAACATGAAAATTTATATTCCCTTAAAGGAGCAACCATCATGA
- a CDS encoding LysR family transcriptional regulator produces the protein MELLQLKYFQTVANTEHISKAAQQLNIAQPSLSLTIKRLEDELGTKLFHRKGRNIELSAAGQIMLKHVNKVFIELENAKMDIQSLDEINARTVKIAISNTRFLVGLISQYINDFPHAKIQQGIETRDDIRINLKKGDIDLGIAGPPIIDEEIETCVLVAEDVVLVLPSNHPLAGQSEVSLAKFANESFISLANNAEYSRFTTSLCERAGFMPIKNYEVDSTLLAEIIQLEQGVALLPISVCRKFNLHYVKIANMHPTYTVGLSWVKNSISSAAVQQLRDFIITYFKENNEHYKI, from the coding sequence ATGGAACTTTTACAATTGAAGTATTTTCAAACAGTAGCAAATACAGAGCATATTTCGAAGGCGGCTCAACAGTTAAATATTGCACAGCCATCCTTAAGTTTGACTATAAAACGTCTGGAGGATGAACTAGGCACAAAATTATTTCATAGAAAAGGAAGAAATATTGAATTAAGTGCTGCAGGACAGATTATGCTCAAGCATGTTAATAAGGTATTTATCGAACTAGAAAATGCAAAAATGGATATTCAATCACTTGATGAAATCAATGCTCGTACAGTTAAAATAGCCATATCAAATACCCGATTTCTCGTTGGACTAATTAGTCAATATATTAATGATTTTCCTCATGCCAAAATTCAACAGGGAATTGAGACAAGGGATGATATACGTATAAATTTAAAGAAAGGGGATATTGATCTGGGCATAGCTGGCCCTCCAATCATTGATGAAGAAATTGAAACCTGTGTGCTTGTGGCAGAGGATGTAGTACTTGTGTTGCCTTCTAATCACCCATTGGCTGGTCAATCAGAGGTTTCTCTAGCTAAGTTTGCAAATGAATCCTTTATTTCCTTAGCCAACAATGCAGAATATAGCCGTTTTACAACGTCACTTTGTGAAAGAGCGGGATTTATGCCTATCAAAAACTATGAAGTAGATTCAACCCTCCTGGCAGAAATTATCCAGCTGGAACAGGGTGTAGCCTTGTTGCCCATATCGGTTTGTAGAAAGTTCAATTTACATTATGTAAAAATAGCTAATATGCATCCAACGTATACAGTAGGTCTGTCCTGGGTAAAAAATTCCATCTCGTCAGCTGCCGTTCAACAGTTACGGGACTTTATTATTACTTACTTTAAAGAAAATAATGAGCACTACAAAATTTAA
- a CDS encoding SDR family oxidoreductase, whose translation MTVLELFSLQGKTAIVTGGGRGLGAQIAQGFAEAGANVVLCSRKVEACEEVAAALETLGVQTLALACDVTKPEDIANVVAKTITTFGKIDILVNNSGASWGTPAIDMPYEAWQKVFDVNVNGTFLMSQAVGKIMLEQKSGKIINIASIAGLGGTLPAFMDTIAYNASKGAVITLTKDLAVKWGPHGVHVNALAPGFFPTKMSNVLIERGQDYLMGVTPLKRLGSENDLKGVALFLAAPASDYVTGDVIVVDGGMSSII comes from the coding sequence ATGACAGTACTTGAGTTATTTAGCTTACAAGGTAAAACAGCTATTGTAACAGGTGGTGGCCGTGGTCTTGGTGCGCAAATTGCCCAAGGATTTGCAGAGGCAGGGGCCAATGTAGTTCTATGCTCACGAAAAGTAGAAGCCTGTGAGGAGGTTGCCGCAGCACTTGAAACATTAGGTGTCCAAACATTAGCGTTAGCTTGTGATGTCACAAAGCCTGAGGATATTGCTAATGTGGTGGCTAAAACGATCACAACATTCGGTAAGATTGATATTTTAGTCAATAACAGTGGGGCATCTTGGGGCACACCTGCTATTGATATGCCTTATGAAGCCTGGCAAAAAGTATTTGATGTCAATGTTAATGGGACCTTTTTGATGAGTCAAGCAGTTGGCAAAATTATGTTAGAGCAAAAAAGCGGCAAAATCATTAATATTGCTTCGATTGCAGGACTGGGTGGTACCTTACCAGCCTTTATGGATACCATTGCCTATAATGCAAGTAAAGGGGCTGTTATCACATTAACGAAGGATTTAGCGGTCAAATGGGGACCACACGGTGTTCATGTCAATGCCCTTGCACCTGGGTTTTTCCCAACAAAAATGTCCAATGTTTTAATTGAACGTGGACAAGACTATTTGATGGGGGTTACACCTTTAAAACGTTTAGGCTCAGAAAATGATCTCAAGGGAGTAGCATTATTTTTAGCGGCCCCAGCTTCAGACTATGTAACAGGTGATGTCATTGTAGTAGATGGAGGCATGAGTTCCATTATATAA
- a CDS encoding GNAT family N-acetyltransferase — MIIEKVFNEFPILDSTNLELKKIEDIHIQEIFAIYDNDKVFEYCGIIPKHNLQTVQKMIGHFERDYMKKSRIKWGIFEKSQREKLVGIIEAMDFNQKVNMVTIGYYLAETSWGKGIATEALQIVVKFLLEEVHVHRIQAEVMPLNEPSKKVLLKNGFIKEGLLRQATVWSGKGVVDLEIYGLLKDDYSKND, encoded by the coding sequence ATGATAATTGAAAAAGTATTTAATGAGTTCCCAATCTTAGACTCAACAAATCTAGAACTCAAAAAAATAGAAGACATTCATATACAAGAGATATTCGCTATTTATGATAATGATAAGGTTTTTGAGTACTGTGGAATTATCCCCAAACACAACCTGCAAACTGTTCAAAAAATGATAGGCCATTTTGAACGAGATTATATGAAGAAAAGCAGAATAAAATGGGGAATTTTTGAAAAATCTCAACGCGAAAAATTAGTTGGCATTATCGAAGCAATGGATTTTAATCAAAAAGTAAATATGGTGACAATCGGTTACTATTTAGCTGAAACATCTTGGGGAAAAGGTATTGCAACAGAGGCACTTCAAATCGTTGTAAAATTTTTATTGGAGGAAGTTCATGTTCATCGAATCCAGGCAGAGGTTATGCCTTTAAACGAGCCTTCGAAAAAGGTGCTGCTAAAAAATGGCTTTATAAAAGAAGGTCTATTACGACAAGCTACAGTGTGGTCCGGTAAAGGGGTTGTTGATTTAGAAATATATGGACTATTGAAAGATGATTATAGTAAAAATGACTAG
- a CDS encoding tetratricopeptide repeat protein → MDKQLEPIITLRKNGQLEEANQLMVALLKGNPENGYYQFQCAWTYDSLGKEKEAVPHYEKAIALGLEPDVLVDAYLGLGSTYRTLGQYEQAKQILEQAMHEFPEAEHVKVFYAMTLYNLGEHSKSMETLLNTLVRTTSHQGIIDYKKAIHFYSDKLDQIWS, encoded by the coding sequence ATGGATAAACAATTAGAACCTATTATTACGTTAAGAAAAAATGGCCAGCTTGAGGAAGCTAATCAATTAATGGTAGCTCTACTAAAGGGAAACCCTGAAAATGGCTACTATCAATTTCAATGTGCCTGGACATACGATTCTTTAGGAAAAGAAAAGGAAGCAGTTCCACACTATGAAAAGGCGATTGCATTAGGACTTGAACCTGATGTTTTAGTTGATGCCTACCTCGGATTAGGTAGTACCTATCGTACTCTAGGGCAATATGAACAAGCAAAACAGATACTTGAACAAGCCATGCACGAATTTCCGGAAGCTGAGCATGTCAAAGTCTTTTACGCCATGACACTCTATAATCTTGGCGAGCATAGTAAATCAATGGAAACATTGCTAAATACATTAGTACGGACAACCAGTCATCAAGGTATAATCGATTATAAAAAAGCTATTCACTTCTACAGCGATAAGCTTGATCAAATATGGTCATAA
- a CDS encoding ketopantoate reductase family protein codes for MRIAVLGAGSLGTIAGAYIAAGGQDVELIDVYQEHVDELNQSGAKITGTTDFQVKVKAITPKNMSGTYDLVLLLTKQLYNDSVLQGLLPFLNETSVVLSLQNGIPEKKVAAIVGRNRVIAGSVEFGATFIQPGISSLTTEYNHFKQYAFQIGELNGETTERIRQIQTILNLVGGTHISDNLVGTKWSKLLINNAFSGLSAALNTNFGGVLDHETSSISAVHIADETIKVGHAAGVQFAKMNGFDIASLEVKKAHDIPERVKAFQQLMASSKLLKASMLQDLEKKRKTEINYINGVVSELGEKLGVATPFNNLVVQLVKQAEDLQSVTNFETNMPFFAELVNHH; via the coding sequence ATGAGAATCGCCGTTTTAGGAGCAGGATCTTTAGGAACAATCGCTGGTGCATATATTGCTGCCGGTGGACAAGATGTCGAATTAATTGATGTTTATCAAGAACATGTAGACGAATTGAATCAATCAGGGGCAAAAATAACAGGAACTACTGACTTTCAAGTGAAAGTAAAAGCCATTACGCCTAAAAATATGTCAGGAACTTATGATTTAGTTTTACTGTTAACAAAACAATTGTATAATGACTCGGTTTTACAAGGCTTACTACCATTTTTAAATGAAACAAGTGTCGTTCTTTCTTTACAAAATGGGATTCCAGAAAAAAAAGTCGCTGCAATTGTAGGGCGAAATCGTGTGATTGCTGGATCAGTTGAGTTTGGTGCTACATTCATTCAACCGGGCATATCTAGTTTGACAACAGAATATAACCACTTCAAACAATATGCATTTCAAATTGGTGAATTAAATGGAGAAACAACAGAAAGAATTAGACAAATACAAACAATTTTAAATCTTGTAGGTGGCACACACATCTCAGACAATTTAGTTGGCACAAAGTGGTCTAAACTATTAATTAACAATGCTTTTAGTGGTCTTTCTGCCGCGCTCAATACGAATTTTGGTGGCGTTCTTGATCATGAGACGAGTAGTATTAGCGCCGTGCATATTGCGGATGAAACGATAAAAGTGGGGCATGCTGCTGGAGTACAATTTGCCAAAATGAATGGCTTCGATATAGCTTCATTAGAAGTGAAAAAGGCTCATGATATCCCTGAACGTGTCAAAGCCTTCCAACAATTGATGGCATCCTCTAAACTACTTAAAGCAAGTATGCTACAGGATTTAGAGAAAAAACGTAAAACGGAAATAAATTATATTAATGGAGTAGTATCGGAGCTGGGCGAAAAGCTGGGTGTTGCCACACCTTTTAATAACCTTGTCGTTCAATTAGTAAAACAGGCAGAAGATTTACAGAGCGTTACTAATTTTGAAACAAACATGCCATTCTTTGCTGAACTAGTTAATCATCATTAA
- a CDS encoding phosphotransferase family protein translates to MDTMQVRASERLDAVKLQAFLANHFPELPKGKLEITQFSAGHSNLTYCLKIADFEVVLRRPPLGPVAKKAHDMKREFTILSALHPFFKAVPQPYVYVEDSDIIGSDFFLMERKRGVVLDTHFPTGTVPSEELACQLSEMMVDSLVALHAIPYQDTSLKDMVKPDGFMERQVHGWIERYERAKTAEIAEVATLTEWLKKHVPNNKEATIIHYDYKLNNAMFSNDYAEMIGLFDWEMTTVGDPLADVGVAMSYWMQADDPKMLLHALGEPPVTIMPGFYTRQQFIERYAEKSGRDVSNIQYYCTFAYFKLAVICQQIYYRYVKGQTQDDRFAQMDKMVAALIQQASESI, encoded by the coding sequence ATGGATACAATGCAAGTAAGGGCAAGTGAGCGTCTAGATGCTGTTAAATTACAAGCCTTTTTAGCAAATCATTTTCCTGAACTTCCAAAGGGGAAACTGGAAATAACACAGTTTAGTGCAGGACATTCTAATTTAACGTATTGTTTAAAAATAGCTGATTTTGAAGTCGTTCTTCGTAGACCACCACTTGGACCAGTTGCCAAGAAGGCACATGATATGAAGCGAGAATTTACAATATTATCGGCATTGCATCCTTTCTTCAAAGCGGTTCCACAGCCGTATGTTTATGTGGAGGATTCCGATATTATTGGCAGTGATTTCTTTTTAATGGAGCGCAAAAGAGGTGTTGTCCTGGATACACATTTTCCAACAGGTACAGTACCTTCAGAGGAACTAGCTTGCCAGTTGTCTGAAATGATGGTCGACTCTTTAGTTGCACTTCATGCCATCCCTTATCAAGATACATCATTAAAGGATATGGTGAAGCCTGATGGATTTATGGAAAGACAAGTCCATGGCTGGATCGAGCGCTATGAAAGGGCGAAAACGGCAGAGATTGCCGAAGTAGCTACTTTGACAGAATGGTTAAAGAAACATGTTCCAAATAATAAAGAGGCAACAATTATTCATTATGATTATAAATTGAATAATGCCATGTTCTCTAATGATTATGCTGAAATGATTGGTCTATTCGATTGGGAAATGACGACGGTAGGGGATCCACTAGCAGATGTCGGCGTGGCGATGAGTTACTGGATGCAGGCGGATGACCCGAAAATGCTGTTACATGCACTTGGTGAACCACCTGTAACCATCATGCCAGGTTTTTATACACGACAGCAATTTATTGAACGCTACGCAGAGAAAAGCGGGCGAGACGTTTCAAACATTCAATATTACTGTACATTTGCTTATTTCAAATTAGCCGTCATTTGTCAGCAAATTTATTACCGCTATGTGAAAGGGCAAACACAGGATGATCGCTTTGCCCAAATGGATAAAATGGTGGCTGCATTAATTCAACAAGCCTCAGAATCGATATAA
- a CDS encoding class I SAM-dependent methyltransferase, whose protein sequence is MYKNYGPLSTELYDFTKPVGYSLGGDIEYYLERLQGITGKVLEAGVGSGRFYIPLKEKGIDIEGIDYSPEMLASCRKQCLERGLTPVLYEGNVSNFSLSRLYEAIVMPTGSFCLIESYQEAVSALTCMYQHLVPGGRIIIDLLFPTDWKTGEMATTYYQISEDEGIALERKSIAMNWVEQKTLTVLKYEKWRQGKLVDTELQKFPLRWYGVEEFKFLLQSIGFTTITCSANYMYTKQPSQETSLMTFEAVR, encoded by the coding sequence ATGTACAAAAATTACGGACCGTTAAGCACAGAGCTTTATGATTTTACAAAACCAGTAGGATACTCCCTTGGTGGGGATATTGAATATTATCTAGAACGATTGCAGGGTATTACAGGTAAGGTACTTGAAGCTGGAGTTGGCTCTGGTCGATTCTATATTCCTTTAAAGGAAAAAGGCATTGATATAGAGGGGATTGATTATTCTCCGGAAATGCTAGCTTCCTGTCGAAAACAATGTCTAGAAAGAGGGCTGACACCAGTGCTTTATGAGGGCAATGTCAGTAATTTTTCATTAAGTAGGCTATACGAGGCGATTGTTATGCCTACTGGCTCGTTCTGTTTAATCGAAAGTTATCAGGAGGCTGTTTCTGCGTTAACGTGTATGTATCAGCATCTAGTTCCTGGTGGACGGATTATCATTGATTTATTATTTCCGACAGACTGGAAAACGGGAGAAATGGCGACAACCTATTATCAAATTTCGGAAGATGAAGGAATTGCGCTTGAAAGAAAATCGATAGCCATGAACTGGGTGGAGCAGAAAACATTAACAGTATTAAAATATGAAAAATGGCGACAAGGAAAATTAGTGGATACGGAACTACAAAAGTTCCCATTGCGTTGGTATGGTGTAGAGGAATTTAAATTTCTATTACAAAGTATTGGTTTCACTACTATTACTTGTTCAGCAAACTACATGTATACTAAACAGCCAAGTCAAGAAACGTCACTCATGACATTTGAAGCTGTTCGCTAA
- a CDS encoding Na+/H+ antiporter NhaC family protein: protein MILFIGSGVITGDFYAFPVIVAITIAGAVALAMNRKESFTKKVDIFCQGAGNLNVMMMVIIFLLAGAFSEVAKGMGAVDSTVNFALSVVPQNLLVVGLFIIACFISLSMGTSVGTIVALAPIGVGISDLTDLSIALVMAAVVGGSMFGDNLSFISDTTITAVRSQGAQMKDKFKVNFWIVLPAAIVTSIILAIISMGETAQVAHVSYNWVKIVPYVLVIILALSGMNVFLVLALGIVLSGAVGLVDGSYHLMSLLQTIGEGMSGMYEIAFLAILIAGMVEVIKFNGGIDFLLHLATSRIKSKKGAEFGIASLVGLTNLSTANNTIAILIAGPLAKNIAEQYDIEPRKSASILDIFSCTVQGLLPYGAQFLAAASVAKISPVSMLQYSIYPILIGICGMIAISIGYPSKKKA, encoded by the coding sequence ATGATATTATTTATTGGTTCTGGGGTTATTACAGGTGATTTTTATGCCTTTCCTGTCATTGTTGCTATCACCATTGCAGGTGCTGTGGCTCTAGCCATGAATCGAAAAGAATCGTTTACGAAAAAAGTTGATATTTTTTGTCAAGGTGCAGGGAATTTAAATGTCATGATGATGGTTATTATTTTTCTCTTGGCTGGGGCCTTTTCAGAGGTTGCAAAAGGTATGGGGGCAGTAGATTCCACTGTTAACTTTGCTTTATCGGTCGTTCCGCAAAACTTACTGGTTGTGGGCTTGTTCATCATTGCCTGTTTTATTTCCCTCTCAATGGGTACATCCGTGGGAACGATTGTTGCATTAGCTCCAATAGGCGTTGGAATAAGTGATCTTACAGACCTTTCTATTGCTTTAGTGATGGCGGCTGTTGTTGGTGGCTCAATGTTTGGTGATAATTTATCCTTTATTTCAGATACAACCATTACTGCCGTACGTTCACAAGGCGCACAAATGAAGGATAAGTTTAAGGTTAATTTTTGGATTGTATTGCCAGCAGCGATTGTAACGAGCATTATTTTAGCAATCATTTCAATGGGTGAAACAGCACAAGTGGCGCATGTAAGCTATAATTGGGTTAAAATTGTACCATATGTTTTAGTGATCATTTTAGCGTTATCTGGGATGAATGTTTTCCTTGTGCTGGCACTAGGGATTGTCCTTTCAGGTGCTGTTGGCTTAGTAGATGGTAGCTATCACTTGATGAGCCTTCTGCAAACGATTGGAGAAGGCATGTCCGGTATGTATGAAATCGCCTTTCTTGCCATATTAATAGCTGGAATGGTAGAGGTTATTAAGTTTAACGGAGGCATTGACTTTTTGCTGCACCTTGCGACAAGTAGAATTAAATCGAAAAAGGGTGCTGAATTCGGCATTGCTAGCCTTGTGGGTTTAACGAATTTATCTACTGCTAATAATACAATTGCGATATTAATTGCTGGGCCACTTGCTAAAAATATTGCTGAACAATATGACATTGAGCCAAGAAAATCCGCAAGTATATTAGATATTTTCTCCTGTACAGTCCAAGGGCTTCTGCCGTATGGGGCTCAATTCCTTGCTGCCGCAAGCGTGGCCAAAATATCACCAGTAAGTATGCTGCAATACTCGATCTATCCCATTCTTATTGGTATTTGCGGAATGATAGCTATTTCTATCGGATACCCTTCAAAAAAGAAAGCCTAA